The genomic interval AATAGGTTCAGTTCAGAGAGCATCTTCTTGATGCGAGCAAAATCTCGGATCTGACTTCATCTAGCGGCAAAATTCCCAAGGACTCAAGAGGTCATGCATACTAAGAAGCCCGCGACCTGTTGCATAAAAAGAGATATTGATCATTGGTGGCTTCATTGGTTTAATTTTGCGGTGAAACCTCTTGCGCAGGCACCAATTGCTGTCGCATACCATAAAAATTAAAATTGTTCTCTGACCTGTGTACATCATGATGGACAATGCCAATCCGAGGCGCGAACTCTCGTTTGGCAAAAGTGGACCAAAGTTATCAGGAGTCTGACATAAGAAAGGTCCGAGGCAAGCTTGCATAATAAGAACATGTTGTGCTTTccacattcacagtcaagaacACACACCAACGCAAATCAAATGACCTCACTTCCAACTCAAAATGCTCTTACAAGAATCAGAGGTGTCTGATCCCTCCAGTTTCTTTGTCAGTGATCCAACTAGTAGTATTTTACGATGTAGTTCCTTTCATCGGTAGAAAGTCTTGAGATAACTGCGTAACATTCGAACTTACATCAGTCATTTCCAAGATAAACACTTACTGTAGCGAATGtgttctcactgtcaatcactTTGAGTGTCAAAGTTATCTTCTCCAACGACATAATTTTGCTCACAGTCGTTATATCTACGCTTTCGTTACCTTCGATGTCGTCCATTATATAGGAATCCAGGTTTGCATCCTTCGTTCCATAAATATAAGTCTCAACGTAATCTACCCTAAAACATTTAACAGGAAATCAGACTCAATCTGAAAGAAAGCGTTCAAAGTAGTCATCTCGTTCAAAAACAGTTTGTAAGGTTGGGGATGCTCGGACACCTCGCAGTCCAACAATGCTAATTTGGTCGATTTGCACTTACAATTAGGCTGCCCGTCGCTAACATTTTTCGCTTTTTCAACGAATGAAGCTTAAGTGTTCCTTTTGTGAAATACGACTCCGTTCCCGAATGAAAGAATAAATAGGGGACAGCTTCTGCACATTTGATATCTCAAATGTTGAATCAAGTCACACGGCATCTTATTCTACGAATCCTATTACGAAGTCCTATGTCTCTTGACAAAATGACTACTGAAGCTGCAAGAATGAAGCAAGACAGTTTCTTTATTATAGATCGATTCAATCTTGAGACAATCTTGCTCATTCACCCTCAGACGCCTGCGCCAAGACCATTTCTGTATGTAATGGATCACGATGACATTTGCACGATCTTGGTTGGGCCACAAGCAAGATGTGGGCTTTCATTCGAGTAAATTTAAAGTCCACTCCCTTTTTACAATCAATTCACACTCTGAAGGATTGCGTTGAACGTAATCCAGTTAGTGCTACAATCATTGATGTTGACAAGAATTTGGTTGAAAGACGGTACCATgcaggacgaagacgaaacaAGTACAACGGAGCCTTTGCCGTATGATTCGCTTGATGGAAAAATCGATAGCACAACCATGGACCCATCCATCAATTCAGCAGACATTCTTTGTGGAAGAGGGAAGACTTCGTTCAACCATGGTAAGTTGACTCTGCAAAGAAACATTAGCTCATTTTGATCCTCGAATTCATTGAGCGTTTTTTCATGCCTTCTGCTAGTGGGAAATCGTCAATTTAGAGATAGTGTGACAAATTCCTTGAGAGCGTACATGGACGCGGACAACAGATTCGAAAAGTCCATGGTCGTACACAGAATTGTTGACAACATTCATTCTGCGGGTGGTAGATTTCTCAAAAAGGATTATTCATCAAGTCAATGGTTCGAACTCTCGGACCAGCAAGCAAAGGAGAAAGTAGGACACGCAATTCGTGATGCAGTAAATGCGTACGAGAGTAAAGTGAAAGGGAAGCAGCAAAAGGGAAAGGATCTATCACCTGGCGGCAAACCGTTTCATCAGGATCTTGATTATACTGACAGAAGTCTAGTTGCGCAACACACCATGTCGCTGAGGGATTCCTACCTGACTCACTACCCGATCAACATTCCGTTGCAGCAGACCGCCGATCGACCGTCGTTCCCATATTTATCTTCGCAGCCTCAGTCGTTTCAGCTTCCACAGTCCCAACCAGCAATGAAAGCTGCACATCAAAATTATTCTATGAAGCACAGACGGATGCTAGACGCTTTGCCTGTAGAGGTTATTTTCGACGAAGCGAGTTCCAAAAATGTTTCTTCTACAAGGGTCAAACCTTCTACCGATGATGGGCATGACGAGTTTGTTGCCCGTATCAATGCCGTTTTGGGCCCGCTTCCACAAGACGCTAACGATCCAATGGAGCCGCTTCTTGACAAACAATATCATGGCCGAGATCGACGACTATAACTAGCGGATCTATTTCGACTCCTGAAGTGTAAAACTCGTCCTGAAAATAATGGGCAGCATCGCATATGCTACCAACTTGTAAGGCAACCGACGATGACTAAGACCGATTCGTTGCACACTCAATTGCGATCCTGCGTCCTGCCTGCCCCGTTTGCGAAAAACGCAGATCGTTTTTTTCTCTCTTCCAAATAGACACGCTGTGAGGTCGAATCGGTAGCAGTAGCAAATGCAGAGGGATCCGATAACTAGTTTGCTATACCACCAACCCACGTGTGCTCGCAGAAACAAAGACAGTTCAatcatttactgttgaaaACGTGCGTAGCCCTATTTGACTGGAGACAACTCCCCAGGATCATGCTGACAGTCACCATAGATACCTCTCGGTCCGTCACTACCGAAAAGTGTTTGACACCCAGGAAATCGTTTGACTGAACAAGGAAGTACACGTAGCCCGTAATGCGAAAATTGACATTCTCGAGTCAATGTTTACGCAGGAGCTTCTCTATAATCATAGACAGTATTTTTGTCGTAATCTTGATTCACTATACTATTATTTAAATTTGAACATTTTCTCCGCTTGTTCGTTGACTGGCATCGCCTATGTCTTTGTGAGCGTCCGTCCACGCGGTATGAAAACGACCATCTTTATCTGTACGCTCATATGTGTGCCCTCCGAAAAAATCCCGCTGAGCCTGAGTTAAGTTGGCCGGGAGGCGAGCTCGTCTGTACGTATCAAAGTAACTTAACGAATTGCAGAGAGCCGAACACGTGACACCGCTCGTTACACAGAGAGCGATAAGTCTTCTCCAGGCAACTGAGCGCTCATTCAAAGCCGACGCGAAGCCGGCATCAACAAGCAAATTCGACAAATTGGAATTTTTCGAATAAGCTTCTCGAATTGACCCCAACAACTTTGCTCGAATGATGCATCCTCCCATCCACAAGCGGGCACATTCCGAAAGGTCCACGTCCCACTGATACTCATCGGAAGCTGCTTTGATCAAACTCAATCCTTGGGCGTATGAACAAACTTTCGACGCGTACAGTGCTGCTCGTAGATCCGCAACTACCTGTGTCTTATCTGTACTCTGCATTGATGGCTCATCAAGTACCTTGGACGCCACTTCTCGTTCCTCCTTCAATCCGCTCAGCATTCGAGCGTCGAGAGCGGCAGCCAAAGTAGAAATTGCAACACCTCTTTCAGCTCCTTCCTGAATGGTCCACCTTCCAGTGCCCTTCATGCCAGTTTTGTCCAAAATATAATCGATTACGTACCCACAACCAGTCTCATCATCCTTTTTGCGGAGAATCGTGGCGGTGATTTCGATCAAATAAGATTCCAATTCACTTTTATTCCATTCGTCGAAGACATCGGCTATTTCCAAATTGGACATACCCAGCGTACTTTTCATCGTGTCATAGACTTCCGCGATTAATTGCATGTCTCCGTATTCAATGCCGTTATGAACCATCTTGACGTAGTTCCCCTGAGAGAAAAGTGGTTGTGTGAaatcattgactgtgagaaaggCTTTCTTGGCCAATAAATAAGCATATCACCAAAAACTTACTGCTCCAATTGGGCCTACGTAGCCAACGCATGATCCGGCCTCATCGACGTAAGCAGCGCATTTTGACAAGATGGGTTCGACAAGATCGTACGCATCTTTCGGTCCGCCCGGCATTAAAGATGGACCTTTGCGTGCTCCTTCTTCTCCTCCACTAATGCCCATTCCGAGAAAATGGATGTTCTTCGGCTCCAGAAACTCTCCACGACGAATACTGTTAGGGAACCACTCGTTGCCTCCGTCAATTAAGATGTCTCCAGGCTCCAAGTACTTTGCAAGTGACGATATTGTATCATCGACAGCCGTTCCCGCTTGTACAAGGATGATGACCTTGCGAGGCTTTTTTAACTGCGAAACAAAATGCTCAGGACCATCGGAGCCAACAAGCGGCAAGTTTCCTTCGTCCTTGGCACGCTGTACCGTCGCCTCAACCTTCTTCTGAGTACGATTGCCCACAACAACACGAAATCCACTCTCGGCGATATTAAGACTAAGATTTGCTCCCATCACAGACTGACCAAAGATTCCAATGTCACAAAGTTCGTCATCTGGAATTGAAATTTGAGGAACGGTTTGTGATACTGGCATCGTGTTCGTCCCTTCGGTCTTACGCGCCACTCCCCCTTCGTGAAAAACATAGTCTTCATTACGGATGTAACCCGCTTTCTCCATGATAAAATTGTCAGATTCTATCGGTCCACGCGATCCTTGCTTGTAAATAACAGGGCGAATATTCTCGTTCTCAATCTTTTTAAGAATTGGGGTAAAAATCTCCCATGCCCGACGGAGTTCATCATCGCGCACAAAGGCTGCATGTTTGCCTTGAAGAACATCCAAGATAAGCCGAGTGTAGGCATCTGGATTAGCTTCTTTCTGGTGATCGAAAAATCGGGTATCATAGTTGACTTCTAGTTCAGACTGGATGGGCTTCGCCGTAAAGCCAGGGCTTTTCACATTCGTCTTCATGTAAACTGCTTCGTCGGGCTGCATCCGCATCACTGTATATTTCAAAGAGAGTAGTAATACAATCAGAAAACAGATGCAAGACCTGCGATTAAAAAACGAATCTCAGTGGCACATACCAAGCTCGTTTCTCGGACAGTAATTTTCCCCTTCACCTTCGAACAAAAAACTAGCAGCCGGTGGATCCTTAAACTGAATGCGCATTTCAGCCTTTCGCTCATTCGTTGCCTTGCCAGCCTTAAGAATGAAGGGAACACCGTACCAGCGGGGCGTATTGATGCTCAGCTTGATGGTAGCATATGTCGGCGTGTTGGTGTCCTTGTTTTCGATCGTCGGATCATCAGCGTAGCCTTCATACTGGCCCAAAACAACGTCCTCGATCTGAACGGGAGGAATTGCATTCAAAACAGCCACCTTGGCATTGCGAATAGCACGACTCGCGCCGGGGCCTTCCAACTTCACAGGCGTTTCCATAGCAAGCAGAGTCAAAACTTGTAAAAGATGGTTCTGCAATATGTCACTTTCAAGAGAGCAGCGAAACATAAGTCAAATGTAAAGTGTAGCCGTCGATTGACGTATGAAAATATTTTCTTACCGAATAATTCCGTATTTGTCAAAATATCCACCTCGACCATCCGTACCAAATGGCTCTTTGAACGTCAGTATGACACACTGGATGTTGTCCGCATTCCAAACGCGCTCAAACCAAATGTTGGAAAAACGTAAAACGGTCAAGTTTTGCACCATCTCCTTGCCAAGGTAGTGATCGATACGAAACATGTGATCCTCCGTAAAATGCTCCGCCAAGGTTTTGTTCAGCTTTTCGAAGCTTTCTAAGTCCCGACCAAAGGGCTTCTCCACAATCAAACGGGTGAAACCCTTGCTTTCATCCTGCATAGAGGTCTTTTTAATGGCTAGAGCAGTATCCGCAAAAACGTTGGGAGGGATGGCAAAGTAGAACAGCCTATTGTAGTGCTTCACATCTTGATGGTCTCGTTCGTACTCTTCCATATCTTGGTTAATTTTAGTGAACGCATCTTGGTCACCGTAGGAAGTTCCACTGCGGTAGACGCACCGGGCTAAAAAGCGATCGACGACTTCTTTCGAATGATCCCCGGTTAAATGAGGACGCAAGCGATCACGCAACTCTTCGTCCGACATGTCTGAACGTGCAAAGCCCCAGATTCGGGTGTGCTTCGGCAACAAATTGTCATCATACAGATTCAACAAACTTGGAAAGGTTTTTTTCTTGGCCAAGTCACCGGAAGCACCAACGACGACTATGCTCAAGGTGGAGACGGTGAGCCACTCCATAACTTCAGGATTTCCTTGATTTTCAATGGTATCCACGGGAACGACGACACTCTGACGGCGAAAGGTTGACGTAGTCATACTTGTTGTCTTCGTCTGCTTTGAGATCTGGAAAGAGGCTTGAAAGATTCGCTTATGTGAAAGACCCAACGACGACTTGCGATTTGGATGGGAAGAAATAAGAAGAGTTTATTGTTCCTGCTAGCAGGTCcgagctcacagtcagatacCGGTAGGTTGGAAATCTTTGGAAGGAGAGAACTTCTCCCGTAAATTCTATTTCGGTTGCTTTACCACTGAACACGAGGTTTTCTTAAGCGTCGACCAGGTACTATTTATTCCACTTGTTTCAGCAAATCTGGTATATTCACCACCTAAGTAAATAATTTCATCGATTAATATTAGGACATATGACATCTTGCATAAGGACAGTCCTCCAGTCGCAGTCCTTTAACTCGAAACTACTGAATTCCATAGATCATTGACTCCCAGACGCTCTTGCCAGCGCATGAAAGTTGAAAAGATCTCCCAAGATTGCCCAGGAATATCGCCCTTTCAACGATCTTCGATCGTGTTCCACTCCCGGGGCTACTAGAAAAGTGACTAACTTCAATGCAACACAAGCTCCGCGGTTCGACACTTCtatgtttacagttagtatcTGCGCTATGGTTCAGCCGTAGTTGCAATCCACTTTTTTCAAGGTAAATTTTCAGCCGGCGGGGAGAATCGACCATTACGAGTAATCGAGATTTCAGAAGTAAATGCATTTGTGAGGTTCAAGAAATTGTGTCTGCAAGATGGTGTCAACTGTTAGGCCGGAAAATCGTAAAGCGGCCCGAAGAAAGAACGTATTGTTCACGACCAAGGTAGAACTACTATACTAAGCAAATTCTGGAAACGCACAACGCCTTTTCTGATTTCTCGGACGAAGCGGGCACATCCACGAAAGTTTCTTGCCGACCACAAATTGAGCCGAGTAAGATGTTGTCTATCAGTTTTCTTGATTCAGGATTGCATCTTCTTTTGATCAAGTATCCGAATAGTGGGAAGGTACTCTCAGCTCAATCTGGCCGAAGGTACGTTTTGGTAAAGCATCTGGATCGCCACTTGGTTAAACTATAAAAGCTAAGTTCGCACACACGTCTCTAGCATGATTCAAATTCATGTAAGAAGAGATTATTTCGCAATTTTTGAATTAAATGACTGTTCCCTAGCAAAAATTAGCGTGTACTTACTCAGTATGCACGATTTTATTTTGCTTCTGAACCCATTTGCTGCAATGAGACGCAGTCAATTGCATCATGTCAGTCTGATAGCGTTCGGAAAAGGGGGTAGGCTGCCATCAAACAAATTGCTGGCTGCTGCCCGCTACCACACTGTCCAGGTGAATCCCAACAACGAACCAATGAAGCTAATTCTGATCGGTCATGCGTGTGCAAATTGCGAATCAAATTCTTGAAAACACTTGAGGGCGACGGTGAGATAGTCACAAAAGGACGACACCGATACGCGGAGCAACTTGGCTTCCGTCGCTTTAAACGCACTGTAGCAGACAATGATAGAAAATGCTCAGGATTAGATTCTCCCTAACAAACGTACTTGCACATTCACAGAAGTGCCGCACTTACACATGTACGGTGCGATCCTTGACGGTCAACACGCGCAACACCCGGTCGCCAAGCTCCCTGTCGACAGCCATGATCCTGCGCACTTGGGATGCTTGACGAGCAAGTGGAAACGTCAAATCTAAGCTACACTCGTAAGGATGAGTCATCTCCACGCATTCCACTATTTGAAAGACTATGTTTACCTATGAACATGCGACATAGGCGAGCTCACTGGAGAAAGGTCTGACACTTGATTTTCGATTGTGTGGCTTCGGGGAGCGTTGTGTAAATTCGTAGAGATGTCCCCAGCCCTAACCGACCTGAAACGTCGTTGGAGGGAGTTCGTGCCGTCTAATGCTTTGTCGATCTGTCTATGTAGTTAGCAGTCAGTgacagttaactgtaaaacatACAAATCATAAGTCGACGACGCGTCACAGTTTGGTAGATTGTATTCGAAAAGAGTCTCATCAATTTCACCCGTCCTTTTCTTTATCGATCAAGCTTGACTATGATTACAGTTACATTGCCTTGCGTGTGGGCCAAAGACCCTTTGTTTTTCCAAACGACATTCTGCAGGGACATTAACGCTCCCAAAGGTCCTAATTATCGTTTCGCAACGTTTCCGAAACGCTTTCGCCTGGCGTGACACAGGGTTGCGCGCGACAGGAAGTAGCAACTCATCAAATTTTCAACGCATAAGTAACCTACCGAAAGTGACCGAGTGCTGATTTTAAGCGACCGAATACAAGTATTAATATATGAATAGATATAATGTCGAAAATTTGCATACACGCCTCCTGGCTTCATCGAATATCACACCACTAGGGTTTCAACGCAAATGGATAGCGCACGGCAGAGGTACACAGGAGCAATTCCGGACTCGTCACGGTAGACTCCTGACCGACCCGTAATTTATCAGCCACATCACGTCTCGCCATTGGCGATCCTCGAGGCGCTCCTGTGTTATAGTAACGCCCATCGTTCCTCTCTTCATCGGAAGATTCTTCTAAAGCAACTTGGAGAACGAGAGAGTCATTTTAATCGTGGCACGAACAGTCCTAAATCTCTGAAACAGCAGTTTTTATCCATATTAGCGAAGCTAGCTCCGTTGGACGACGGGTAAAGCCAGTAAACGGGTGGCAATTccgccaaagacaaaaataCAGGCAACAACGGACCTTCTAACGTCTATTGCTCTGTTGCAGTAACTGTGCTTCCTCCGACTCTTGGTTGTCACGGCAAACCGGACAGAACACTACATCTGATTCCAAAGCCCTACGGCTCCACGAACGATACAGTCATGACGGAAACAACAACCGTAGGCAGCGATGTAAGCAGCGGATCATTCACAGCGCCCGATTTGGACTGCAGTGGTGCTTGGATTAAGGATCCAACCTTGTCTGATGTACTTTGTGGACGCGGTGGTTCGATCAACTCGCATGCAGGCAATGAGCGATTTCGAGAATTGGTCGAAAAGCGGAAGCGTGTCTACCTTACCGCACGCTTCAAGAGAGAAAAACGTCTGATTGCCAGTAGCATCGTTTCGGAAATTCGAGGGCTAAAGCCTTCGGGGAGATTTCTATCAAGAGATAGTAAGACAGGCTTATGGAAAGATATTGGTGATGAAAAAGCTAGGGACAAAACATCGCAAGCGTTACGCGAGAATGCTCCTTCCATCCGCGCCGAGATTGAAACGGAGATCAGCGAGCAGCGCAGGGATTATCAACAGGAAGATCAGGAGGTAGCACCTCACGGTACTTCTCATCCAGGTTATTATGCCCCTCCGACCTGGGGCTTTCCTACTTATGCATACCCCAGTTATCATCAAGTGCATCCCGCTCCACCGGGCGGAGCCCAACCTCCGCATGGAACTCCAATGCCACCACCTGGCTACTCATACGATCCACGGGGTCCGCCGCTGCCACCACAGCATTACCCTCCACACTATCCGCCGCCAGGCTATTCACGAGACTCCCACTATCCGCCACCGCACTCACACCATCACACACCAACTACACAGCCCACTGCACAAGCTACACCAAAGTCGGCCCTCGAAGCCACTGCGGAGATCATTACTTCTGGTGCAGAGACACTTAAGAAGTGGACTCATTCCAATTTATCATTGACTGGTGTGCCTTCAAACGATGGTCATGATTCTAGGTCAACAAGTTCACGCAGTTCAAAGCCTATCGCATACGTTCACCAAGATTACACCAAGAAGCGCCGTATGGTTAAGTTCCGAGACGATTACGACCGTCGAACAAGCTATTCGCCGGTTTTTTCTGGAAGTGCACTCGGGGGAGGCCAAGCGCACAACGAGCAAATCGAACCTCAAAATTTGCATGATCAAGAGAGCTCCCTCATGACACAAGTTGCCGATCGCATTCTGGGGTCGTTAGGTTCCTGGGACACTGGTACTTTCTGTGGCGGTCATGATGCAGACGATGAACGTAAATCGTTCTTTCCGGTATCTCTTTCCAGTAACGCAGGGCCACCGACCCAAGATGAAGACAACATGGCGGTCGAATGGGAAGGTCAAGAAGTACAGCTGGTCGACAAGTCTTTGGAGAGTCAGTCTGTCGCTTCCGACGAACGTATGCCCCCGCCTCTAGTTCGGCAGCAACCACGCCCGGACCAAGCATCATCGCTCGGTGGATTCTCGTCCCTGGGAAGCTGCCATTCTTGGCTGCTTCCGGAAAGTGCCGCTTCTTATTTCAGTAAATCGGGTGCTTCACCCTCGAACTCAGTCGACATGGGGTACTCGGCCGTCGGCATGGAACAACATTCAATCAACGGTTCAATCGGCGGCGCTTCGCTCACGCGTGTTTTTGAAAACGAGCCTCAGTCTACGCCTCATTCCCCTGGCATGTCGCTGAGATCGTTGTCTCAAATGCCATCGTGGGAACGGTCCCTGCGTAGCAAATCGCCTCTGTCCATTGCATCAGACGAGGATGATTCATTGATATCCCGTTCGTCGAGCAAGATATCGGATGGACACCTTAGTCCGTTCCACGCGCCATCGAGTCCGATGCCTATGGTGAACGAGGACGATATGGTGTGGGAAACCAAGGAATGATTTGGATTCCGTGCGCCATCGAGCTCGATGCCAGCGTTAAGCGAGCACGATATAGTTCGAGTAGCAAAGGACTGATGTCTCTTTCTGCCAGCAGCTATTGAAAAATAGAGCGCAGAAACTTGTCTGCTACATCAACTCTAACAGTAATTACACTTTCTCCTTGAAAATAGAAAGTACGAAGCTTGTCGATATACCGTCAATGGCATGCGTTCATGATCGAGTAGCAAACATGACTGGATTTTGGAACCCTAGCTAGGCCCTCTCTCTGGCACACGGTAGGGAGAACAGAAGTCGGAACGATCCTCTTCCACGTCTTGCACAAAGTTTGAAATAAACGGACAGAGAAAGTTTTGCGCCATGGCAGAATGGATGGCACACAGGAGACTAGGAATAAATTGAAACTGTAAATACATCCTACTTCGCGCTGTCATTGATTATCTGGAAAAGTTATCGCAACAATCACTGCATCGACACGGTAGTCATTAAGCGAGCCAAGCATTAAAAGTACAACTCGAGCAAGAAAGATAGAAACGCGAAGGAGAACGAACCTGTAATACGAGACTGGAACGCGAAGCAAAACTAACACGACGATCTTTGTATTCGATTTGAAAATACATAAGAATCAATGCTCACGCTTGCACGTAAAGCACTCCCGTCGAAATATTCGTCATTTCGGGTTTTCGGACGAGGCTTAGGTCTTCCGCCAGCAGAATCCATCGATCAGCTCCCCCGTCCGGCTTCTCAATCATTATCGTTTTCGAGCTATCCtggcgacgaagatgatgatgacgtCGGCAGACCGAAAACAGCTTTGGTGCTGGGGTCGTCTGGCGCCCTAGGTTCCGCTGTCTCGCACTATTTATCCCAGACAGTAGGCATGAAAGTTCTTGGTGCAGATGTACGCGAGCTTCCTGGTGAACTCAACGGTGGTTGGGAGCTTGATGGCTTTGTGCCGTTGCCGAAAGATTCGACTTTGGGAGACTTGACAACCCGACTGGTTCAGGGTGTGGATTTCTACCTACAGGATACCAAATCCGGGCTAGACGCGATCGTCTGTGCCAGTGGCGGATGGCAAGGCGATCCTGCTCCTCCCTTGGAAGGATCTAAAGATGACATCGAAAAAGGTGCTTTGGCGTATGCGGAGACCATTCAAGATATGCTGCGCATGAATCTGGACCCGGTTCTCGCGACTGGCTATCTGGCACAACAATACATGGGACCGAATGGATTGTTGGTAGTGATTGGAGCCACTGCTGCTATACTGCCGACGCCCGGTATGCTGTACGTCAAACGCAATATGATAACATTGAGACACTGACCGCACCAAATGAGAGACTCACTAACGTCTACCGTTTTTCACACAGAGGATACGGAGTTTCCAAAGCAGGCGCGCATCACTTCGTGCAAACCATGGGAGCTATGACTGGTCAAGGCTTAGAATCCAAGTCCATCCGAAGACAAGGTCGGAAAACTAGGCAGTACTTTCCCAATCTGGATACCCTCCATGTTGTCGGCATTTTACCAAGTACAATCGACACACCCAGCAATCGGAAAGCTGACCCCGAAGCAAATTTTGATCAATGGACAAAGCCTTTGGACATTGCTAAAGAAATTGGGAGCTGGGTTCAAAAAACGCCATTGCGGCCCCATTCGGGGAGTCTGGTGAAAGTTTACACGAATCGAGATCGTTCGGGAGCTGGCTTCGAATTGGTGCGCTAGCTGAAAAGTGACAGCTGTTCAAGCATTCTAAGGACTAGATTAGTGAAACGCCCGTCCGAATTGGCGTTTGCTTGCAAGATATGTGTGGTGAAAATCGAAACCAACATAGACAGGTGATCAAACAATTCAGAACTTAACTTAAGTGAAAATGAATGCAAACCACTAATTAGAGTGATGATGCGGCAATGAACGGGAAAATTTTTGAGGTCGTTTCTGTTACATCTTTGTGGAGTCCATTGTATCGTTCGCGTCTCGTCCTACAACATGCATTGCAATCACAATGCAATCGTCTGGCATTCCACCTGACCACATAATGTCATTTTCCTTTGCCAGAATGGCAAAAGGAGAATCCAGGGACGAGTCCAAGGAATTTTCACGAGCTTTCTTAACCAGTCGCTGGGCCAAATCATTTATTCGGCCAGCTGACAAAAGAGTCAACGAATTGCCCATCTGCCATCGCTTTTCGCGAGCCTGGGTATCGCCAGCACGGACAAAACCATTCTGCTGCTCCCACTCCAGCACCATGGTACAAATGTCGTCCAACTCCACGTTGTCGAATAAACCATCCGTCGCCATAATAACAACATCGCCACGTCGTAAATGAATGGAAGATGTACACGATTCGCCTGCGTTCCGAAAGGATGAGCTTTCCCCTTCTTTCAGTTCCTCGCCCGTCCAGCCAATTTGAAATGGATGGTTGAAGGATTTCAGTTGCTGCTGACTTACAAAAGCTACCCTTATATCAGACGTTCTTTCGGTCCTCGGTGTCACCCGATCACGCTTCAACGAACCCGCCACATCCGAATCAATGTGGCGCAGAACAATGATCCCAGAATCGCCCAAGTTGCTAAAGTGGAGCTGATGCCGAATCTGATCAAAGACTCCTATGCAGGCTGTACTTGATCCAATGACATTTTCCGCCTTCACCCGTTCGAATGCTTGTGCCATAATATCGGAGGGGGCCGTGACTTGTCGAAAGTTATTGCCGTCCATTTGACCGTTTCGCTGTGCCTCAAGAAGGATATTTTCACATTCCTCCATCAGTCTTCTTGCAAAAAGTCGCGGATCTACGCCGTACTCACGCCAACTTCCAACACCGTCGGCAACTCCCATGTACGTAAAGTCACGCaatgtctttttctttccatcCGGCAGTTTGACGTTAGTGACAAAACATGAGTCTTCCGACAAAGTGGGATCCGTAGATAGATCGTTAAATCC from Phaeodactylum tricornutum CCAP 1055/1 chromosome 11, complete sequence carries:
- the G6PDH/6PGDH gene encoding G6PDH/6PGDH fusion protein (Glucose-6-phosphate dehydrogenase / 6-Phosphogluconate dehydrognase fusion protein, both enzymes are fused by a short linker, probably cytosolic) — encoded protein: MTTSTFRRQSVVVPVDTIENQGNPEVMEWLTVSTLSIVVVGASGDLAKKKTFPSLLNLYDDNLLPKHTRIWGFARSDMSDEELRDRLRPHLTGDHSKEVVDRFLARCVYRSGTSYGDQDAFTKINQDMEEYERDHQDVKHYNRLFYFAIPPNVFADTALAIKKTSMQDESKGFTRLIVEKPFGRDLESFEKLNKTLAEHFTEDHMFRIDHYLGKEMVQNLTVLRFSNIWFERVWNADNIQCVILTFKEPFGTDGRGGYFDKYGIIRDILQNHLLQVLTLLAMETPVKLEGPGASRAIRNAKVAVLNAIPPVQIEDVVLGQYEGYADDPTIENKDTNTPTYATIKLSINTPRWYGVPFILKAGKATNERKAEMRIQFKDPPAASFLFEGEGENYCPRNELVMRMQPDEAVYMKTNVKSPGFTAKPIQSELEVNYDTRFFDHQKEANPDAYTRLILDVLQGKHAAFVRDDELRRAWEIFTPILKKIENENIRPVIYKQGSRGPIESDNFIMEKAGYIRNEDYVFHEGGVARKTEGTNTMPVSQTVPQISIPDDELCDIGIFGQSVMGANLSLNIAESGFRVVVGNRTQKKVEATVQRAKDEGNLPLVGSDGPEHFVSQLKKPRKVIILVQAGTAVDDTISSLAKYLEPGDILIDGGNEWFPNSIRRGEFLEPKNIHFLGMGISGGEEGARKGPSLMPGGPKDAYDLVEPILSKCAAYVDEAGSCVGYVGPIGAGNYVKMVHNGIEYGDMQLIAEVYDTMKSTLGMSNLEIADVFDEWNKSELESYLIEITATILRKKDDETGCGYVIDYILDKTGMKGTGRWTIQEGAERGVAISTLAAALDARMLSGLKEEREVASKVLDEPSMQSTDKTQVVADLRAALYASKVCSYAQGLSLIKAASDEYQWDVDLSECARLWMGGCIIRAKLLGSIREAYSKNSNLSNLLVDAGFASALNERSVAWRRLIALCVTSGVTCSALCNSLSYFDTYRRARLPANLTQAQRDFFGGHTYERTDKDGRFHTAWTDAHKDIGDASQRTSGENVQI
- a CDS encoding predicted protein gives rise to the protein MLTRIWLKDGTMQDEDETSTTEPLPYDSLDGKIDSTTMDPSINSADILCGRGKTSFNHVGNRQFRDSVTNSLRAYMDADNRFEKSMVVHRIVDNIHSAGGRFLKKDYSSSQWFELSDQQAKEKVGHAIRDAVNAYESKVKGKQQKGKDLSPGGKPFHQDLDYTDRSLVAQHTMSLRDSYLTHYPINIPLQQTADRPSFPYLSSQPQSFQLPQSQPAMKAAHQNYSMKHRRMLDALPVEVIFDEASSKNVSSTRVKPSTDDGHDEFVARINAVLGPLPQDANDPMEPLLDKQYHGRDRRL
- a CDS encoding predicted protein, whose product is MTETTTVGSDVSSGSFTAPDLDCSGAWIKDPTLSDVLCGRGGSINSHAGNERFRELVEKRKRVYLTARFKREKRLIASSIVSEIRGLKPSGRFLSRDSKTGLWKDIGDEKARDKTSQALRENAPSIRAEIETEISEQRRDYQQEDQEVAPHGTSHPGYYAPPTWGFPTYAYPSYHQVHPAPPGGAQPPHGTPMPPPGYSYDPRGPPLPPQHYPPHYPPPGYSRDSHYPPPHSHHHTPTTQPTAQATPKSALEATAEIITSGAETLKKWTHSNLSLTGVPSNDGHDSRSTSSRSSKPIAYVHQDYTKKRRMVKFRDDYDRRTSYSPVFSGSALGGGQAHNEQIEPQNLHDQESSLMTQVADRILGSLGSWDTGTFCGGHDADDERKSFFPVSLSSNAGPPTQDEDNMAVEWEGQEVQLVDKSLESQSVASDERMPPPLVRQQPRPDQASSLGGFSSLGSCHSWLLPESAASYFSKSGASPSNSVDMGYSAVGMEQHSINGSIGGASLTRVFENEPQSTPHSPGMSLRSLSQMPSWERSLRSKSPLSIASDEDDSLISRSSSKISDGHLSPFHAPSSPMPMVNEDDMVWETKE